In Rhodamnia argentea isolate NSW1041297 chromosome 5, ASM2092103v1, whole genome shotgun sequence, the DNA window CAAGATGAAGCTCCACGACTTCATCGGCGACGCCTGGACCATCCTCTTCTCTCATCCCGGTACCGTGTGTCTCTCTCCTATATCATGTTCAACAACAGCCGAAAACGGAAGTCTTTAATTCACAATATTGCTTGTTGCATGTGCATGTGCAGGGGACTTCACGCCCGTGTGCACGACGGAGCTCGGGAAGATGGCGGCGTACGCGCCGGAGTTCGAGCGGAGAGGGGTGAAGCTCCTGGGCCTGTCCTGTGACGACATCGAGTCGCACAAGGCGTGGATCAAGGACATAGAGGCCTTCACGGTCAGTTACTCTGCTCTCTCTTCTTGACTTGGCATGCATGTATTTGCATGCCCTGTGTTTACTTTGTTTGTTTGGATTTGGGTCTCAGGTTTTATCTAATTTGGTTCATTGTGATCGCCGATCTAAGGTTAGGCAAGaaaaccttcaatttggcccAAATCAAGCAatgatttatattttttcacGGACCCAGAAAAACAAATCAAGGTTTTATTCATGGAACCAAAATGAGAGAGCTAGGAATCGAATACGTCTATTTTCTCTAAGGCACGATTTGGGTAGATTAAGGCCACGAGGCTGATCTGTTTTCTTTCGCATTCGCAATTTGGGCCTTTGGCTTTAGTGCATATTTTCATTATGCCGACTTCGAGCCGGCATTGTCCGGTGCGTTGGCTGATTAATTCAATTCATTGTCTGTGTTATTTGGTGGGGTTGTAGCCTGGGGCCAAGGTGACGTACCAGATAATCGCCGACCCGAACAGAGAGATCATCAGAGAGCTCAACATGGTTGACGCGGATGAGAAAGACGCCTCAGGGAAGGAAGTTCCTTCAAGAGCTCTGCACATCGTCGGCCCTGATAAGAAGGTATGCATGCCCATCGCCAATATCAACAAGACGTATGAAGTAGGAATCTATTTCACAGTATCCCATGAATTGTGCAGATCAAGCTGAGTTTCCTCTACCCGGCGAGCACGGGGAGGAACATGGACGAGGTGGTGAGGGTGCTCGAGTCCCTGCAGAGGGCGGCCAAGCACAAGATCGCCACCCCGTGCAACTGGAAGCCGGGGGACCCAGTTGTCATCTCGCCGTCCGTCTCCAACGAGCAGGCGAAGGAGATGTTCCCGCAGGGCTTCAAGACCGCCGATCTCCCGTCCAAGAAGGATTACCTCCGCTTCACTCACGTCGATTAAGCTCCGCCCCTGCTCCGGCGTTCAGCCCGCCTTCGTTGCTAAGACTGGAGCAGTTAGCAACGTGTTAATAATAAATGCGTCGTAGTTTTACTCTTTTGAGTGTCTGTGCAGCCTGTTGAGTGGTGGACTTTGTGAAAACCTGTTATGCAATCAAGACATGGATTTCCTTGTCGTGTTGGTTCCAACAAGTTCTTCCTTCCTTTCGTACTCGACATGCACGAAAGTGAAGAGTGAGGGCAATAGCGTAATTTCAACTTCTCAATTCTACGAACGGAGGGATGATATTGACTATCCAAATACATTCCCTGTTCAGAGTAGATAAAAGTTCAATAGTTGTACCAAACTAAACTATACTctctagaaaatgaaaaaggaagatggtgaaaactTTTCAAGCTTTGCTGCACCTTCACCGTAGCAAAGATTTCGTTTGCTTTGGCATGGACAAATCACTAATTTAATCTGTAAGCAATAATGCATGCAACAATTGAATGAGAAAATGCTTTTGTCCATTATTATAATTGTCTGGGTGAAGCAGCAACATCAATTATTAACGCCAAGCTATATGTGTTAGAGTTATCTtaatgtgggcttatattaatgtgggcttatattaattgggatTGTAATAATTGACTTGGTTTAATAAAGAttggatataaagattcttaatgggcctaatatgggcctggctagtgtgggccgagttcggcccggcccgtgatgagagggcccgcctgaaactctataaatagcgctcagtccctcctctagcccttaaggattcagaaatcacttcacataaagttcggagagaaagtgaagggcGTCTCATCGAGCCGGTCATACGGAGGGTAATATAGGAGAAGATCTAGAGCGTCGGATCATTGCGATTCCGCTTGAAGTACAATGGATTCGAAATCGGGTGCAcaaactctttattttctcaGTATAACGTTCCATTTTTAGATATAGTGATCCTGGCATAGCCGCATTAAGGTTTATAGCGGCCAATAGTTGGTATCTGAGCGGTTCCATAGTCTAAATCTGGAACATTCGGTTTTAGCTTGTTTTCGAAAATTTGGACggatgaaaattgaattttattacttttttggatTCTACTCGTCGTTCCGAGCGTTTCGAGGGGTGGCCGGCCGCCGGAAGAGGCCACACGGTGCCGCACGCGAGCCACTCGCCACCGCGGCGCCGGACCCGGCGTTTTTCACGCGCGCCACGCGCGGCACGCCCCGAGCGCTGCGCAGACCGCACGCGCGCGCGAGACGTGCGCGCAACACGTGTATCGACACGTGTCGCTTCTTGCAACGTGGCACGCGCCACGTGGCCGCCGACATCATGATGACGTCGGCGGACCACCGCCTCAGCCCCTGCGGGTCGGACCGAGTCGACCCGACCCGGATCCGACGACCCGACCCGCGACCGGGTCaaccgttgaccgttgaccgggtcaacccggctcgttgaccgttgaccggttcgaccggtcaaCGGTCGGACCGGAAAACGGTCGGATCGAGTTTTGGGCGGACCGGTGtaaccggtcggaccggtcattGGACCGGCGAAAGGAGACGCACGTGCGGCGCGCGACACCCACGCGCCGAAGCTTTGGGCGGCGCGTGCGGGTGCGTCCGGCCTCTGTTTGGGGCGGTTTTGGTACCGGCGTGCTCGTATGAAGATTCTCTAcattgtggtatatttattttaaatatttggagCTTTTATGGATTGAAAAATGTATAAAAACCCTTAATATGTGTATTTCTAGGggtatttttgacatttttcttatatttccatACGGTTTTGGAAATACTAAGGCTAGCTCATATGAGTATGACCACATACAGAATGTGTAGAGTATTCTAAAGTATTGGCATGTATAAAGGTTAACATGCATCAATAAATGAAGCAATGTCATTGGCATCATATGTGATTTTAATGACAACTGCCCATGTCTTTAAGTTTAAAATTACATGTATATGATGAAAGTGAGACATAAAACTTATATCCTTGGTATGAGAGAGTTTCAAAGACTTAATTGGGTTGTGACCGCCAAAGTGACACACTTGAttgagtttgagaaatatcAGTCTCGTATTGTGGGGGATGTCTCCTATTCTAATGCATGGTTATACTCCTAAAGGAGGTGATTATGTATTAATTTTGGAGGGATACATGTACAGCATATGGTTAAGGATTGACTAATCCTAGtggttcatacacccaaaggtggtgattcacaAAGATTGGAATATATTCTAATGACCGGCGACATGTGGAGAGTTTACAATCGCACGTTATACAATCCGCCCAAAGGTGATTGTATGATGGTGCATGTAACTCTCTAGTTGTGTACTTATACGGTTTTTTAAGTTACACAGTACTCACTTGATGCTAATTATATGCACTGCTTGTTTTTCCAGTCACCTTCTCTGTGAATGGCAATTCCATTACAATTGAGGTTCTTCatggttcaaattttaagaaatggagagaggattttctgtttGCTATGGAGCTGGCGGATGTTCATGTGGCTCTTTATGAAGATAAGCCAGCCAATCTCGTTGAGACCAGTACATCAATTGAGATGGCGCGTTTTGctgcttgggaaaagagcaacATGATCCGCTTGTTATCAATGAAGCGATCCATATAGGAACATCTAAAGAGTAGTCTCGCGCCTGATCGCACCgcaaaagaaatgatggaagttTTGATGGCCAGAAACCGAGTATCATCTAATGCTGAGGTTGGGACACTTGTCCAGGTACTTTTTAACATGAAGTATAATATGGGTGCGGGAGGAGTTAgggattatatcccgagaatgctGGATTTGCAAACAAAACTTAAGATTTCGGGCATTATAATTCCCGATGCTATTATGGTACATCAAGCCTTAAACACCCTTCCCCCTGAGTTTGGTATGATCAAGACCGGTTTCAACACACGGGATGAGACTTGGTCTATTAATGATTTGATAGCCAAGGTGGTGGCGTaagaagaaaagctgaaaaaggaAGGGGGCATTACGCTATGGTAGCCTCCGGTTCCGGCACTAAGAAAGGTAAGGGGTTCAAACTTCGTACTCGTAAAGGAACTCATCTTGCCACTGGTTCATCCGACAGTACGAGTCATAAGAAAGCGTCCTTTAAAAAGGATAATGACCGCTGCTTCTTCCGTAAGAAGATAGGTCACAAGAAAAGGGACTGTTTCAAGTATAAGAATTGGCTGTCTAAACGTGAGGATGCAGGTATTGATTCTTTGGCATCTATTTGTGAATCCAACCTATCTCAAGCCCCATCCAGTTCATGGTGGTTAGATAgtggtgcaactaatcatgttgcgtttaccaTGCAGGGATTCATAAACTGGAGGAAGCCAAATCGGGATGAATCAAACCTCAAAGTGGGAGATAACAACAAAGTCGACGTTAAGTTTGTGGGAGATATAATTTTGGTTTTAGAATCTGGTTTTAACTTGATGTTAAGGAACACTTTTTATGTACCTTCTTTCAGACGGAACTTAGTGTCCGTATCATgtttggacatgtgtggttactcttttgaaataaagaacagTGTGGTTTCCATGTTTTTTAATTCGGATAAAGTTGGGTACTGCaatatgtccaatggattgtacagATTGTGTTTAACTCCCAATGATATATACGTCGCTTATACCGTTGAGAATACTATCTCCAAAAGAACTCTACCTAAGGAACAGTCTTACGCATTGTGGCATAAACATCTTGGTCACATTTCTAGGGAAAGAGTGGAAAGGCCGATAAAAGCCGACATCCTACCTACTCTTAAAAGTGACCCGGAAACTTGCGTAGACCGTtgtagaggtaagatgactaagataaagaagaagacagcAGTCTGCAGTTCTGACCTATTGGAGGTCATTCATAGCGATATCAGCGGACCTTATACTGTGaccttgtgtagaaatttttatttcatcacttttattgatgactattcccgatatggttatttgttcttgattaaggaaaagtctgagtctcttgacaagttcaagatatttcggactgaagtcgagaaacagttgggaaaagtcataaaggttgtcGAATCTGACCGAAGTGATGAATATTATGGTCGACATGACGATGCTGGACAGCTAAAAGGGCCATTTGCCATATATTTAGAGGATTCTGGGATAATAGATCGGTTTACTATGCTTGGGAGTCCTGAACAGAATGGTGTAGCCGAAAGGCGTAATCGCACCCTTATGGATATGATGAGGAGTATAATTAGCGGAACCAACTTGCCACCTTTTCTTTGGGGTGAGGCTTTGAAAACAGCCCTTTATGTTTTAAATCGGGATCCCACTAAAGTCGTTCCATTGactccttttgagttatggacTGGACGTAAACCCAGCTTAAATCAtctaaaagtttggggttgtTCTGTAGAAGTGAAATTATATGATCCAACATTGAGTAAGTTGGACTCCGTAACTACTCAATGTTACTTCGTGTCTTATCCGGATCATTCAAAGGGGTATGGGTTTTATAACCCTAATGGAGGAACAAGAATTGTGGAGTCACGAGATAGCAAAGTTTCGGAATTTGATGTAGCTGAAAAGGGTAGCTGTTCGAAGACTATAGAAGATAATAGTACGATGGAGACTACTGTATCGTTTCCTCTACCAATACAGACAATTATGGAGCCTCCTATACCTCGGACGGAGCCTATTGAGCTTCATGATCCAATTATTCTTGATGAAGTTATTCGGGCCCCACGGTTGCGGGATCAAGCCGAGGTAGCTCCACTTATGAGGTCTATCAGGCAGAGAAGATTAGCGATTCCACCGGACTATATAGTCTATCGGGGAGAGCAAGACTACGATATCGGGTGTGTGGTTGATCCGGTTACTTATACAGATCTTGTTTCTTGTCCTCAATCGGATCTGTGGATggatgcgatgaaagatgagTTGCGATCTATGAGACATAATGGTGTCCGAGAACTTGTTGAATTGCCTAACGGTTATAAAgcaattggctgcaaatgggtgtataagacaaAAAGAGACTCTAAAGGAAAGATAGAAAAGCTTAAAGCTAGACTGGTAGCCAAAGGTTTCACTCGGAGAAAAGGAGTGGACTACGAAGCAACTTTTTCTCCAATCTCTTCTAAAGATTCTTTCAGAGTGATCATGGCATTAGTAGCTCATTTAGATATGGAGTTACaccggatggatgtaaagactgctttTCTGAATGGGGATCTTGATGAGGAAGTCTATATGGAACAACCCGAAGGTTTTGCAGGTGATGTTTCAGATAAGCTTGTGTGTAGACCGAGAAAGTCTAtttatggtctcaagcaagctTCCAGGCAATGGTATTTAAAATTTCATAGTGTTGTGACTTCTTTTGGTTTTGTGGATAATATGGTGGATCGGTGTATATACCGCAAGGTCGGTGggaggaaattcatttttctcgttctttatgtGGACGACATTCTACTTGCGAGCAGCGATATTGAATTACTGCGTGAAACAAAACGGATGTTGTTAGAgaactttgatatgaaggaccttggtgatgcgtcttttgttcttggcattgagatccatagggatcgttCTCGCCGGGTATTGGGTTTATCTCGGAGGGCATATATCGATCGTATTCCGGAAAGGTTCAATATGCAGCATTGCAAGCCGGGAATTGTTCCTGTCTATaaaggtgataaattgagtctttcacgGTGTTCTCATTCAGATATTGAGAAAGCTCGGATGAAGGATGTACCTTATGCAAGAGCAgttggtagtatcatgtatgcacaaGTTTGCACAAGACCggatattgcttttgcaatgGGACTTCTAGGCAGATATCGGTCAAATCCAGGACACGATCACCGGGTTGCTGCCAAGAAAGTTTTGAGATACTTAAAGAAGACGAAAGACTATATGCTGATTTACATATACGTTCAAGACCCGCAGCTAGTAGGATATTTGGATTCAGATTATGCTGGCTGTCAAGATGACAAAAAGTCGACATCGGGATACATTTTCATGTTAGCAGACGGTGCGGTATCATGGAAAAGcgagaaacgaaaaaaaatatcatcctCTATCATgcaagcggagtttatagcatgctatACAGCTGCTACTCAGGTTATTTGGCTCCGGaacctcattagggagttgaccgtATT includes these proteins:
- the LOC115740056 gene encoding 1-Cys peroxiredoxin translates to MPGLTLGDTVPNLAVDTTHGKMKLHDFIGDAWTILFSHPGDFTPVCTTELGKMAAYAPEFERRGVKLLGLSCDDIESHKAWIKDIEAFTVLSNLVHCDRRSKPGAKVTYQIIADPNREIIRELNMVDADEKDASGKEVPSRALHIVGPDKKIKLSFLYPASTGRNMDEVVRVLESLQRAAKHKIATPCNWKPGDPVVISPSVSNEQAKEMFPQGFKTADLPSKKDYLRFTHVD